The following proteins are co-located in the Mus pahari chromosome 14, PAHARI_EIJ_v1.1, whole genome shotgun sequence genome:
- the Med1 gene encoding mediator of RNA polymerase II transcription subunit 1 isoform X3, with translation MKAQGETEDSERLSKMSSLLERLHAKFNQNRPWSETIKLVRQVMEKRVVMGSGGHQHLVSCLETLQKALKVTSLPAMTDRLESIARQNGLGSHLSASGTECYITSDMFYVEVQLDPAGQLCDVKVAHHGENPVSCPELVQQLREKNFDEFSKHLKGLVNLYNLPGDNKLKTKMYLALQSLEQDLSKMAIMYWKATNATPLDKILHGSVGYLTPRSGGHLMNMKYYASPSDLLDDKTASPIILHEKNVPRSLGMNASVTIEGTSAMYKLPIAPLIMGSHPADNKWTPSFSAITSANSVDLPACFFLKFPQPIPVSKAFVQRLQNCTGIPLFETPPTYLPLYELITQFELSKDPDPLPLNHNMRFYAALPGQQHCYFLNKDAPLPDGQSLQGTLVSKIAFQHPGRVPLLLNMVRHQVAYNTLIGSCVKRTILKEDSPGLLQFEVCPLSESRFSVSFQHPVNDSLVCVVMDVQDSTRVSCKLYKGLSDALICTDDFIAKVVQRCMSIPVTMRAIRRKAETIQADTPALSLIAETVEDMVKKNLPPASSPGSKNPELGSG, from the exons GAGAAGAGGGTCGTGATGGGTTCTGGCGGGCACCAGCATTTGGTCAGCTGTTTGGAGACATTGCAAAAGGCTCTCAAAG TAACATCTTTGCCAGCAATGACTGATCGTTTGGAATCTATAGCTAGACAGAATGG ACTGGGCTCTCATCTCAGTGCCAGTGGCACTGAATGTTACATCACGTCAGATATGTTCTATGTGGAAGTGCAGTTAGATCCTGCAGGACAGCTTTGTGATGTAAAAGTGGCTCACCATGGGGAGAATCCTGTG AGTTGTCCAGAGCTTGTACAGCAGTTAAG GGAAAAGAATTTTGACGAATTTTCTAAGCATCTTAAGGGTCTTGTTAATCTGTATAACCTTCCAGGAGACAA CAAACTGAAGACTAAAATGTATCTGGCTCTCCAATCCTTAGAACAGGACCTTTCTAAAATGGCTATTATGTACTG GAAGGCAACTAATGCTACTCCCTTGGATAAGATTCTTCATGGAAGTGTTGGCTATCTCACCCCACGGAGTGGGG GTCatttaatgaatatgaaatacTATGCCTCTCCGTCTGACCTGCTGGATGATAAGACTGCCTCTCCTATCATTTTGCATGAAAAAAATG TTCCTCGGTCTTTGGGAATGAATGCCTCAGTGACAATTGAAGGAACCTCTGCTATGTACAAGCTCCCAATTGCCCCATTAATTATGGGGTCACACCCAGCTGACAACAAATG GACCCCTTCTTTCTCTGCTATCACTAGTGCCAACAGTGTTGATCTTCCTGCGTGCTTCTTCTTGAAATTTCCCCAGCCAATTCCAGTATCTAAAGCATTTGTTCAGAGACTGCAAAATTGCACAG GAATCCCGTTGTTTGAGACTCCGCCCACTTACCTGCCCCTCTATGAACTCATCACTCAGTTTGAGCTGTCAAAGGATCCTGACCCTTTACCTTTGAATCACAACATGCGATTTTACGCT GCTCTTCCAGGTCAGCAGCACTGCTATTTTCTCAATAAAGATGCTCCTCTTCCTGATGGTCAAAGCCTGCAGGGGACACTGGTCAGCAAAATCGCCTTCCAGCACCCTGGCCGAGTCCCTCTTCTCTTGAATATGGTCAGACACCAAGTGGCCTATAACACTCTAATCGGAAGCTGTGTCAAAAGGACGATTTTAAAAGAAG ATTCTCCTGGGCTCCTCCAGTTTGAAGTGTGTCCTCTCTCAGAATCTCGATTCAGTGTATCTTTTCAGCACCCTGTGAATGACTCCCTTGTGTGTG TGGTGATGGATGTGCAAGACTCAACACGTGTGAGCTGTAAACTCTACAAGGGGCTGTCAGATGCACTAATCTGTACAGACGACTTCATTGCCAAAGTTGTTCAAAG ATGTATGTCCATCCCTGTGACGATGAGGGCTATTCGGAGGAAGGCCGAAACCATACAGGCTGACACCCCAGCACTGTCTCTCATTGCAGAGACAGTTGAAGACATGGTGAAAAAGAACCTGCCCCCGGCTAGCAGCCCAGG ATCAAAGAATCCCGAGTTAGGATCTGGATGA
- the Med1 gene encoding mediator of RNA polymerase II transcription subunit 1 isoform X1 translates to MKAQGETEDSERLSKMSSLLERLHAKFNQNRPWSETIKLVRQVMEKRVVMGSGGHQHLVSCLETLQKALKVTSLPAMTDRLESIARQNGLGSHLSASGTECYITSDMFYVEVQLDPAGQLCDVKVAHHGENPVSCPELVQQLREKNFDEFSKHLKGLVNLYNLPGDNKLKTKMYLALQSLEQDLSKMAIMYWKATNATPLDKILHGSVGYLTPRSGGHLMNMKYYASPSDLLDDKTASPIILHEKNVPRSLGMNASVTIEGTSAMYKLPIAPLIMGSHPADNKWTPSFSAITSANSVDLPACFFLKFPQPIPVSKAFVQRLQNCTGIPLFETPPTYLPLYELITQFELSKDPDPLPLNHNMRFYAALPGQQHCYFLNKDAPLPDGQSLQGTLVSKIAFQHPGRVPLLLNMVRHQVAYNTLIGSCVKRTILKEDSPGLLQFEVCPLSESRFSVSFQHPVNDSLVCVVMDVQDSTRVSCKLYKGLSDALICTDDFIAKVVQRCMSIPVTMRAIRRKAETIQADTPALSLIAETVEDMVKKNLPPASSPGYGMTTGNNPMSGTTTPTNTFPGGPITTLFNMSMSIKDRHESVGHGEDFSKVSQNPILTSLLQITGNGGSTIGSSPTPPHHTPPPVSSMAGNTKNHPMLMNLLKDNPAQDFSTLYGSSPLERQNSSSGSPRMEICSGSNKAKKKKSSRVPPDKPKHQTEDDFQRELFSMDVDSQNPMFDVSMTADALDTPHITPAPSQCSTPPTTYPQPVSHPQPSIQRMVRLSSSDSIGPDVTDILSDIAEEASKLPSTSDDCPPIGTPVRDSSSSGHSQSALFDSDVFQTNNNENPYTDPADLIADAAGSPSSDSPTNHFFPDGVDFNPDLLNSQSQSGFGEEYFDESSQSGDNDDFKGFASQALNTLGMPMLGGDNGEPKFKGSSQADTVDFSIISVAGKALGAADLMEHHSGSQSPLLTTGELGKEKPQKRVKEGNGTGASSGSGPGSDSKPGKRSRTPSNDGKSKDKPPKRKKADTEGKSPSHSSSNRPFTPPTSTGGSKSPGSSGRSQTPPGVATPPIPKITIQIPKGTVMVGKPSSHSQYTSSGSVSSSGSKSHHSHSSSSSSLASASTSGKVKSSKSEGSSSSKLSGSMYSSQGSSGSSQSKNSSQTGTKPGSSPITKHGLSSGSSSTKMKPQGKPSSLMNPSISKPNISPSHSRPPGGSDKLASPMKPVPGTPPSSKAKSPISSGSSGSHMSGTSSSSSMKSSSGSGSSGSLSQKTPPASNSCTPSSSSFSSSGSSMSSSQNQHGSSKGKSPSRNKKPSLTAVIDKLKHGVVTSGPGGEDPIESQMGVSTNSSNHPMSSKHNMSGGEFQSKREKSDKDKSKVSTSGGSVDSSKKTSESKNVGSTGVAKIIISKHDGGSPSIKAKVTLQKPGESGGDGLRPQIASSKNYGSPLISGSTPKHERGSPSHSKSPAYTPQNMDSESESGSSIAERSYQNSPSSEDGVRPLPEYSTEKHKKHKKEKKKVKDRDRDRDKDRDKKKSHSMKPENWSKSPISSDQTAAVTNNPILSADRPSRLSPDFMIGEEDDDLMDVALIGN, encoded by the exons GAGAAGAGGGTCGTGATGGGTTCTGGCGGGCACCAGCATTTGGTCAGCTGTTTGGAGACATTGCAAAAGGCTCTCAAAG TAACATCTTTGCCAGCAATGACTGATCGTTTGGAATCTATAGCTAGACAGAATGG ACTGGGCTCTCATCTCAGTGCCAGTGGCACTGAATGTTACATCACGTCAGATATGTTCTATGTGGAAGTGCAGTTAGATCCTGCAGGACAGCTTTGTGATGTAAAAGTGGCTCACCATGGGGAGAATCCTGTG AGTTGTCCAGAGCTTGTACAGCAGTTAAG GGAAAAGAATTTTGACGAATTTTCTAAGCATCTTAAGGGTCTTGTTAATCTGTATAACCTTCCAGGAGACAA CAAACTGAAGACTAAAATGTATCTGGCTCTCCAATCCTTAGAACAGGACCTTTCTAAAATGGCTATTATGTACTG GAAGGCAACTAATGCTACTCCCTTGGATAAGATTCTTCATGGAAGTGTTGGCTATCTCACCCCACGGAGTGGGG GTCatttaatgaatatgaaatacTATGCCTCTCCGTCTGACCTGCTGGATGATAAGACTGCCTCTCCTATCATTTTGCATGAAAAAAATG TTCCTCGGTCTTTGGGAATGAATGCCTCAGTGACAATTGAAGGAACCTCTGCTATGTACAAGCTCCCAATTGCCCCATTAATTATGGGGTCACACCCAGCTGACAACAAATG GACCCCTTCTTTCTCTGCTATCACTAGTGCCAACAGTGTTGATCTTCCTGCGTGCTTCTTCTTGAAATTTCCCCAGCCAATTCCAGTATCTAAAGCATTTGTTCAGAGACTGCAAAATTGCACAG GAATCCCGTTGTTTGAGACTCCGCCCACTTACCTGCCCCTCTATGAACTCATCACTCAGTTTGAGCTGTCAAAGGATCCTGACCCTTTACCTTTGAATCACAACATGCGATTTTACGCT GCTCTTCCAGGTCAGCAGCACTGCTATTTTCTCAATAAAGATGCTCCTCTTCCTGATGGTCAAAGCCTGCAGGGGACACTGGTCAGCAAAATCGCCTTCCAGCACCCTGGCCGAGTCCCTCTTCTCTTGAATATGGTCAGACACCAAGTGGCCTATAACACTCTAATCGGAAGCTGTGTCAAAAGGACGATTTTAAAAGAAG ATTCTCCTGGGCTCCTCCAGTTTGAAGTGTGTCCTCTCTCAGAATCTCGATTCAGTGTATCTTTTCAGCACCCTGTGAATGACTCCCTTGTGTGTG TGGTGATGGATGTGCAAGACTCAACACGTGTGAGCTGTAAACTCTACAAGGGGCTGTCAGATGCACTAATCTGTACAGACGACTTCATTGCCAAAGTTGTTCAAAG ATGTATGTCCATCCCTGTGACGATGAGGGCTATTCGGAGGAAGGCCGAAACCATACAGGCTGACACCCCAGCACTGTCTCTCATTGCAGAGACAGTTGAAGACATGGTGAAAAAGAACCTGCCCCCGGCTAGCAGCCCAGGGTATGGCATGACCACAGGCAACAACCCAATGAGTGGTACCACTACACCAACCAACACCTTTCCGGGGGGTCCCATTACCACCTTGTTTAATATGAGCATGAGCATCAAAGATCGGCATGAGTCGGTGGGCCATGGGGAGGACTTCAGCAAGGTGTCTCAGAACCCAATTCTTACCAGTTTGTTGCAAATCACAGGGAACGGGGGGTCTACCATTGGCTCGAGTCCGACCCCTCCTCATCACACGCCGCCACCTGTCTCTTCGATGGCCGGCAACACCAAGAACCACCCGATGCTCATGAACCTTCTTAAAGATAACCCTGCCCAAGATTTCTCAACCCTTTATGGAAGCAGCCCTTTAGAAAGGCAGAACTCCTCTTCCGGATCACCCCGGATGGAAATTTGCTCGGGGAGCAACAAGGCCAAGAAGAAGAAGTCATCAAGAGTCCCACCTGACAAACCCAAGCACCAGACTGAAGACGATTTCCAGAGGGAGCTCTTTTCCATGGATGTTGACTCACAGAACCCCATGTTTGACGTCAGCATGACGGCTGATGCGCTGGATACACCTCATATCACCCCAGCTCCAAGCCAGTGTAGTACTCCCCCAACAACTTACCCACAACCAGTATCTCACCCCCAGCCCAGTATTCAGAGGATGGTCCGACTGTCCAGTTCAGACAGCATTGGCCCAGATGTAACTGATATTCTTTCAGATATTGCCGAAGAAGCTTCAAAGCTTCCCAGCACGAGTGATGACTGCCCACCCATTGGCACCCCTGTCCGAGATTCCTCAAGTTCTGGGCATTCTCAGAGTGCCCTCTTTGATTCTGATGTCTTTCAaactaataataatgaaaatccATACACTGATCCAGCTGACCTTATTGCAGATGCTGCTGGAAGCCCCAGTAGTGATTCTCCTACCAATCATTTTTTCCCAGACGGAGTAGATTTCAATCCTGATTTGTTGAATAGCCAAAGCCAAAGTGGTTTTGGAGAGGAGTATTTTGATGAAAGTAGTCAGAGTGGGGATAATGATGATTTCAAAGGATTTGCATCTCAGGCACTAAATACATTGGGGATGCCAATGCTTGGAGGTGACAATGGGGAGCCAAAATTTAAGGGCAGCAGCCAGGCTGACACAGTGGACTTCAGTATTATATCAGTAGCCGGTAAGGCTTTGGGTGCCGCGGATCTGATGGAGCACCACAGTGGTAGTCAGAGTCCTTTACTGACCACTGGAGAGCTAGggaaagaaaaacctcaaaagaGGGTGAAGGAAGGCAACGGCACAGGCGCTAGCAGTGGATCAGGTCCAGGGTCAGACAGCAAGCCCGGCAAGCGCAGCCGCACTCCCTCCAATGATGGGAAGAGTAAGGATAAGCCTCCAAAGCGGAAGAAGGCAGACACTGAGGGAAAATCCCCATCTCACAGTTCTTCTAATAGACCTTTCACCCCTCCTACCAGTACGGGTGGGTCCAAATCTCCAGGTAGTTCAGGACGATCTCAGACGCCCCCAGGTGTCGCCACACCGCCCATTCCCAAGATTACCATTCAGATTCCTAAAGGGACCGTGATGGTGGGCAAGCCTTCTTCTCACAGTCAGTACACTAGCAGTGGTTCTGTGTCTTCCTCTGGCAGCAAAAGCCACCACAgtcattcttcctcctcctcttccttagcTTCTGCTTCCACCTCGGGCAAGGTGAAAAGCAGTAAATCAGAAGGTTCATCAAGTTCCAAGCTCAGTGGCAGTATGTATTCTAGCCAAGGGTCTTCTGGATCCAGCCAGTCCAAAAATTCATCTCAGACTGGGACGAAGCCAGGCTCTTCTCCCATTACCAAACATGGACTGAGCAGTGGGTCTAGCAGCACCAAGATGAAACCTCAAGGCAAGCCATCCTCCCTTATGAATCCTTCTATAAGTAAACCAAACATATCCCCTTCCCATTCAAGGCCTCCTGGAGGCTCAGATAAGCTTGCCTCTCCAATGAAGCCTGTTCCTGGGACCCCCCCATCCTCTAAAGCCAAGTCCCCTATCAGTTCAGGTTCCAGTGGTTCTCATATGTCAGGAACTAGTTCAAGCTCTAGTATGAAGTCATCTTCAGGGTCAGGATCCTCAGGctcattgtctcaaaaaactccTCCAGCATCTAATTCTTGTACAccatcttcctcttcattttcctcaaGTGGTTCTTCCATGTCATCCTCTCAGAATCAACATGGGAGTTCCAAAGGGAAATCTCCCAGTAGGAATAAGAAGCCTTCCTTGACAGCCGTCATAGATAAATTGAAGCATGGGGTGGTTACCAGTGGGCCTGGGGGTGAGGATCCAATAGAAAGTCAGATGGGCGTAAGCACAAATTCCTCTAACCATCCCATGTCCTCCAAACATAACATGTCAGGAGGGGAATTCCAGAGCAAACGTGAGAAAAGTGATAAAGACAAATCAAAGGTTTCAACTTCTGGGGGATCAGTGGATTCCTCTAAGAAGACTTCAGAGTCAAAAAATGTGGGGAGCACGGGTGTGGCAAAAATAATTATCAGCAAGCATGACGGAGGCTCCCCGAGCATCAAAGCCAAAGTGACGCTACAGAAACCTGGAGAAAGTGGTGGAGATGGGCTCAGGCCACAGATAGCCTCTTCAAAGAACTATGGCTCTCCACTGATCAGTGGTTCCACTCCAAAGCACGAACGGGGTTCTCCCAGCCACAGTAAGTCACCAGCATATACACCACAGAATATGGATAGTGAAAGTGAGTCAGGCTCCTCCATAGCAGAGCGATCCTACCAGAACAGTCCCAGCTCAGAGGATGGTGTCCGACCACTTCCAGAGTACAGCACAGAGAAGCATAAGAagcacaaaaaggaaaagaagaaagtcaaAGACAGAGACCGggatagagacaaagacagagacaagaagaagTCTCACAGCATGAAGCCAGAGAACTGGTCTAAATCCCCCATCTCTTCAGATCAGACTGCGGCTGTGACAAATAACCCTATCTTATCTGCAGACAGGCCTTCCAGGCTCAGCCCTGACTTCATGATTGGGGAGGAAGATGATGATCTCATGGATGTGGCCCTGATTGGCAATTAA
- the Med1 gene encoding mediator of RNA polymerase II transcription subunit 1 isoform X2, with protein sequence MKAQGETEDSERLSKMSSLLERLHAKFNQNRPWSETIKLVRQVMEKRVVMGSGGHQHLVSCLETLQKALKVTSLPAMTDRLESIARQNGLGSHLSASGTECYITSDMFYVEVQLDPAGQLCDVKVAHHGENPVSCPELVQQLREKNFDEFSKHLKGLVNLYNLPGDNKLKTKMYLALQSLEQDLSKMAIMYWKATNATPLDKILHGSVGYLTPRSGGHLMNMKYYASPSDLLDDKTASPIILHEKNVPRSLGMNASVTIEGTSAMYKLPIAPLIMGSHPADNKWTPSFSAITSANSVDLPACFFLKFPQPIPVSKAFVQRLQNCTGIPLFETPPTYLPLYELITQFELSKDPDPLPLNHNMRFYAALPGQQHCYFLNKDAPLPDGQSLQGTLVSKIAFQHPGRVPLLLNMVRHQVAYNTLIGSCVKRTILKEDSPGLLQFEVCPLSESRFSVSFQHPVNDSLVCVVMDVQDSTRVSCKLYKGLSDALICTDDFIAKVVQRCMSIPVTMRAIRRKAETIQADTPALSLIAETVEDMVKKNLPPASSPGERGVYHWLESDPSSSHAATCLFDGRQHQEPPDAHEPS encoded by the exons GAGAAGAGGGTCGTGATGGGTTCTGGCGGGCACCAGCATTTGGTCAGCTGTTTGGAGACATTGCAAAAGGCTCTCAAAG TAACATCTTTGCCAGCAATGACTGATCGTTTGGAATCTATAGCTAGACAGAATGG ACTGGGCTCTCATCTCAGTGCCAGTGGCACTGAATGTTACATCACGTCAGATATGTTCTATGTGGAAGTGCAGTTAGATCCTGCAGGACAGCTTTGTGATGTAAAAGTGGCTCACCATGGGGAGAATCCTGTG AGTTGTCCAGAGCTTGTACAGCAGTTAAG GGAAAAGAATTTTGACGAATTTTCTAAGCATCTTAAGGGTCTTGTTAATCTGTATAACCTTCCAGGAGACAA CAAACTGAAGACTAAAATGTATCTGGCTCTCCAATCCTTAGAACAGGACCTTTCTAAAATGGCTATTATGTACTG GAAGGCAACTAATGCTACTCCCTTGGATAAGATTCTTCATGGAAGTGTTGGCTATCTCACCCCACGGAGTGGGG GTCatttaatgaatatgaaatacTATGCCTCTCCGTCTGACCTGCTGGATGATAAGACTGCCTCTCCTATCATTTTGCATGAAAAAAATG TTCCTCGGTCTTTGGGAATGAATGCCTCAGTGACAATTGAAGGAACCTCTGCTATGTACAAGCTCCCAATTGCCCCATTAATTATGGGGTCACACCCAGCTGACAACAAATG GACCCCTTCTTTCTCTGCTATCACTAGTGCCAACAGTGTTGATCTTCCTGCGTGCTTCTTCTTGAAATTTCCCCAGCCAATTCCAGTATCTAAAGCATTTGTTCAGAGACTGCAAAATTGCACAG GAATCCCGTTGTTTGAGACTCCGCCCACTTACCTGCCCCTCTATGAACTCATCACTCAGTTTGAGCTGTCAAAGGATCCTGACCCTTTACCTTTGAATCACAACATGCGATTTTACGCT GCTCTTCCAGGTCAGCAGCACTGCTATTTTCTCAATAAAGATGCTCCTCTTCCTGATGGTCAAAGCCTGCAGGGGACACTGGTCAGCAAAATCGCCTTCCAGCACCCTGGCCGAGTCCCTCTTCTCTTGAATATGGTCAGACACCAAGTGGCCTATAACACTCTAATCGGAAGCTGTGTCAAAAGGACGATTTTAAAAGAAG ATTCTCCTGGGCTCCTCCAGTTTGAAGTGTGTCCTCTCTCAGAATCTCGATTCAGTGTATCTTTTCAGCACCCTGTGAATGACTCCCTTGTGTGTG TGGTGATGGATGTGCAAGACTCAACACGTGTGAGCTGTAAACTCTACAAGGGGCTGTCAGATGCACTAATCTGTACAGACGACTTCATTGCCAAAGTTGTTCAAAG ATGTATGTCCATCCCTGTGACGATGAGGGCTATTCGGAGGAAGGCCGAAACCATACAGGCTGACACCCCAGCACTGTCTCTCATTGCAGAGACAGTTGAAGACATGGTGAAAAAGAACCTGCCCCCGGCTAGCAGCCCAGG GGAACGGGGGGTCTACCATTGGCTCGAGTCCGACCCCTCCTCATCACACGCCGCCACCTGTCTCTTCGATGGCCGGCAACACCAAGAACCACCCGATGCTCATGAACCTTCTTAA